A genomic region of Acidobacteriota bacterium contains the following coding sequences:
- the rsmI gene encoding 16S rRNA (cytidine(1402)-2'-O)-methyltransferase produces MNSERDLLPPENAPPGTLHVLATPLGHLGDLSPRAREILASVDLIACEDTRHSGKLLAGFAIRTPTISYHEHNETSQARTLLNRLRRGRNIALISNAGTPLVSDPGYRLVKLCRKNSIPVSPVPGPSAAIAALSVSGLPTDRFLFAGFLPRQSGSMRRELKALKDFKATLILYVAPHRLAATLEMAREVLGDRHACLAREMTKIHESFTLGTLSEIPSRAGTRPKGECTLVIEGAASRPSAASNLDLEAYVEGLMQVRDLTRSQAVRSAARALGLRRRDAYRRCLEAGERSGRRQEADQI; encoded by the coding sequence ATGAATTCCGAGAGAGATCTTCTCCCCCCTGAAAACGCCCCGCCTGGAACTCTGCATGTTCTGGCCACGCCATTGGGCCACCTGGGGGATCTGAGCCCGCGGGCGCGCGAAATCCTCGCGTCCGTCGATCTCATCGCCTGCGAAGACACCCGGCATTCGGGAAAGCTGCTCGCCGGTTTCGCCATCCGGACTCCCACCATCAGCTACCACGAACACAACGAAACGTCTCAGGCCCGGACCCTGTTGAACCGCCTCCGCCGGGGCCGGAACATCGCCCTGATCAGCAATGCCGGCACACCCCTGGTTTCGGACCCCGGTTACCGCCTGGTCAAGCTCTGCCGGAAGAACTCGATTCCGGTCTCACCGGTTCCCGGTCCCTCGGCCGCCATCGCCGCCCTTTCGGTTTCCGGACTTCCCACCGATCGATTTCTGTTTGCCGGTTTCCTTCCCAGGCAATCCGGTTCCATGCGGCGCGAGCTGAAGGCGCTGAAGGATTTTAAGGCAACGCTGATTCTCTATGTGGCGCCGCACCGGCTGGCCGCCACGCTGGAGATGGCCCGGGAGGTCCTGGGCGATCGTCACGCCTGCCTGGCCAGGGAGATGACCAAGATCCACGAAAGCTTCACCCTGGGAACCCTGAGCGAGATACCCTCCCGGGCCGGCACCCGGCCGAAAGGGGAGTGCACGCTGGTTATCGAAGGGGCGGCATCCCGGCCGTCAGCGGCTTCCAACCTGGACCTGGAAGCCTACGTGGAAGGACTGATGCAGGTTCGGGATCTGACTCGCAGTCAGGCCGTACGATCCGCCGCGCGCGCCTTGGGGCTCCGCCGCCGCGATGCCTACCGCCGCTGCCTCGAAGCTGGAGAGCGGTCCGGCCGCCGGCAGGAAGCCGATCAAATCTGA
- the argC gene encoding N-acetyl-gamma-glutamyl-phosphate reductase: MVKIGIAGGSGYSGGELIRNLAKHPQAQLRWISSRQFTGQPVASLYPNLRGFVDCRFDSLDSLPDTDLDVLFLALPHGHAMKILPRLPRDLVVIDLSGDFRISDAAVFEQHYGIPQEAPQHQSSFVYGLPEILRDRIRRSSRVANPGCFATATILALHPLYREGWVKGPVFVDTKTGSSGAGRGPGAKTHHPRRSNSFFPYKPFRHQHVAEISQLLDTAAHPLVFQTYSTPLVRGIFASHYMELDRRLRDDEVRDLYSGYYGDEFFVRWAGKDPDINFVRNGNFVDLGAAHDDRFLIVWSTLDNLQKGAAGQAIQNMNLICGLPETMGLDFPPSHP, from the coding sequence ATGGTCAAGATCGGCATAGCCGGCGGGTCGGGATACAGCGGCGGGGAACTGATCCGCAATCTGGCCAAACATCCCCAGGCACAGTTGCGCTGGATCTCCTCCCGGCAGTTTACCGGCCAACCCGTGGCCTCCCTCTATCCCAACCTGCGGGGATTCGTGGATTGCCGTTTCGACAGTCTGGATTCTCTTCCGGACACGGATCTGGACGTCCTTTTCCTGGCGTTGCCCCACGGCCATGCCATGAAGATCCTGCCGCGGCTTCCCCGCGACCTGGTCGTCATCGACCTGAGCGGGGATTTTCGCATTTCCGATGCCGCCGTCTTCGAGCAGCACTACGGAATTCCCCAGGAGGCGCCGCAACATCAGTCATCGTTCGTCTATGGACTTCCCGAGATTCTTCGGGACCGGATCCGCCGGAGCTCGCGGGTCGCCAATCCAGGCTGCTTCGCCACCGCAACCATTCTTGCCCTCCACCCCCTATACCGGGAGGGGTGGGTCAAGGGACCCGTTTTCGTCGACACCAAGACCGGATCTTCCGGGGCCGGGCGGGGACCCGGCGCCAAGACCCACCACCCCCGGCGGAGCAACAGCTTCTTTCCCTACAAGCCGTTTCGCCACCAGCACGTGGCCGAAATCTCGCAGCTCCTGGACACCGCCGCCCATCCGCTGGTCTTCCAGACCTACTCCACACCCCTGGTCCGGGGCATTTTTGCCAGCCACTACATGGAACTGGACCGGCGGCTGCGGGATGACGAGGTCCGGGACCTCTACTCCGGCTACTACGGAGATGAGTTCTTCGTTCGATGGGCCGGGAAAGATCCGGATATCAACTTCGTCCGCAACGGGAACTTCGTGGATCTGGGGGCCGCCCACGACGACCGGTTCCTCATTGTCTGGTCGACGCTGGACAATCTTCAAAAAGGGGCCGCCGGCCAAGCCATTCAGAATATGAACCTGATCTGCGGCCTCCCGGAAACCATGGGACTCGATTTCCCTCCGTCGCACCCGTGA
- a CDS encoding pyridoxine 5'-phosphate synthase has translation MTRLGVNVDHVATVRQARRAPEPDPVTAALLAELAGADGITVHLRGDRRHIRERDVRLLREVVTTRLNLEMAITEEMMEIAARLRPNTATLVPETDEEVTTEGGLDVMARPQSVRSAIRTLEGAGMEVSLFIDPDLDQLDAASRIGAGLVELNTAAYAEAVPKGLSEHEPGYRRELDKMVEASEFAAARGIRVLAGHGLTYRNVRPISRIPQVEELNIGHNIVARATLVGMERAVREMLGAMNA, from the coding sequence ATGACCAGACTGGGTGTGAATGTGGACCACGTGGCCACGGTTCGGCAGGCTCGCCGGGCCCCCGAACCGGATCCGGTGACGGCGGCGCTGCTGGCCGAGTTGGCGGGCGCCGACGGCATCACCGTACACTTGCGCGGAGACCGGCGCCATATTCGAGAGCGGGACGTGCGGTTGCTGCGGGAGGTCGTCACCACCCGGCTCAACCTGGAAATGGCCATCACCGAAGAGATGATGGAGATCGCGGCCCGGCTCCGTCCCAATACCGCCACCCTGGTGCCCGAAACCGATGAAGAGGTCACCACCGAGGGCGGACTGGATGTGATGGCGCGTCCCCAATCGGTCCGCTCCGCGATCCGAACCCTGGAAGGAGCCGGGATGGAGGTTTCCCTGTTCATCGATCCCGACCTGGATCAGTTGGATGCCGCCTCCCGGATCGGCGCAGGCCTGGTGGAGCTCAACACGGCAGCCTATGCCGAGGCCGTGCCCAAGGGATTGTCGGAGCATGAACCGGGCTACCGGCGGGAATTGGACAAGATGGTCGAAGCCTCGGAATTTGCCGCGGCCCGGGGCATTCGGGTCCTGGCCGGTCACGGCCTGACCTATCGAAACGTCCGGCCCATATCGCGAATCCCACAGGTCGAAGAACTCAACATCGGACACAACATCGTGGCGCGAGCCACTCTGGTGGGCATGGAGCGCGCCGTCAGAGAGATGCTCGGCGCCATGAACGCATGA
- a CDS encoding glycosyltransferase family 2 protein yields the protein MRPVVLSVIIPAYNEENRLGASLGRIISYLEDRRRPFELLVVDDGSSDKTVRTAIAAVRARGSEECLRILENGTNRGKGYSVRRGMLAARGTHALLTDADLSTPIEEVAKLEREMTRGNNQIAFGSRGLTDSRIRKRQSIFRETAGKIFNLAMRLLTGLPYCDTQCGFKLFELESCRVLFRKQRLTSYAFDVEILYLARKAELAAREVGVIWRHHSDSKIRLLRDGAGLLQGLISIRWNDLLGRYDRDERDRNRRTTTEGSDS from the coding sequence ATGAGGCCCGTCGTCCTCTCCGTCATCATCCCCGCATACAACGAGGAGAACCGGCTGGGAGCCAGTCTCGGGAGAATCATCTCCTACCTGGAGGACCGCCGCCGCCCCTTCGAACTTCTGGTCGTAGACGACGGCTCGTCCGATAAAACGGTGCGGACCGCCATTGCGGCAGTGCGGGCCCGTGGGAGCGAAGAATGTCTCCGGATCCTGGAGAACGGGACCAACCGGGGCAAGGGATACAGTGTCCGCCGCGGAATGCTCGCCGCCCGCGGGACGCACGCCCTCCTCACCGACGCGGATCTGAGCACTCCCATCGAGGAGGTCGCCAAGCTGGAACGGGAGATGACCCGCGGCAACAATCAGATCGCATTCGGGTCGAGGGGCCTGACGGATTCTCGGATCCGGAAGCGCCAGAGCATATTCCGGGAAACGGCCGGAAAGATTTTCAACTTGGCCATGAGACTCCTGACGGGATTGCCGTACTGCGACACCCAGTGCGGATTCAAGCTGTTCGAACTGGAATCATGCCGCGTCCTGTTCCGGAAGCAGCGGCTGACGAGCTATGCCTTCGACGTGGAAATCCTTTATCTTGCCCGCAAGGCCGAGCTGGCGGCACGAGAGGTCGGGGTCATCTGGCGACACCACTCCGACAGCAAGATCCGCCTCCTCAGAGACGGCGCCGGACTCCTGCAGGGTCTGATCTCCATCCGTTGGAACGATCTGCTCGGCCGCTACGACCGGGATGAACGAGACCGGAATCGACGAACGACAACCGAGGGGAGCGACTCATGA